A genomic region of Synechococcus sp. NOUM97013 contains the following coding sequences:
- a CDS encoding DUF389 domain-containing protein, translating to MDTDNLSSRKLKRLHHSHMRDAELNEVFLVLSVGASLIATLGLLANSTAVVIGAMVVAPWITPLRAAAFAILLGEVRLLGRSLRTLLVGVSTTTLLSLILGLAARLPQFGTEVLTRTAPNLLDLGIALVAGGLATYAKLRSDAVSSMAGTAIAVALVPPICVMGLLLSHQRWSEAYGAGLLFTTNLLGILTGGLVLMAWKDRQFRHVLRRSHLSAASFLLTGLLLIPLGSSFVSLLGQARKDNTRDIVQGTIKRFLTRETLTFGDPESVDVERVDIAWDQNPPVILVVVRVADSNRPTFKEVSMVQEEINRRQPIRFRLLVQRTAVDVVGPEEKPNENSPEVRQLLSPPPVIEAPAVEPTSARTEEGAKGNDDSLSIQDASASKLGEKDLSDQTFQPAPDTESTLP from the coding sequence ATGGACACGGACAACTTGTCCAGCAGGAAGCTCAAGCGACTGCATCACAGTCACATGCGTGACGCCGAGCTGAATGAGGTGTTTCTCGTGCTGAGCGTGGGGGCGAGTCTGATCGCCACGCTTGGACTGCTTGCCAACAGCACTGCTGTGGTGATCGGGGCGATGGTGGTCGCCCCCTGGATCACACCGCTGCGGGCCGCCGCTTTCGCGATCCTCTTAGGGGAAGTGCGTTTGTTGGGACGATCGCTCAGAACTCTGCTGGTGGGAGTGTCCACCACCACACTGCTCTCATTGATCCTGGGATTGGCAGCTCGTCTCCCCCAGTTCGGGACGGAAGTACTCACGAGAACCGCGCCCAACCTGCTCGACCTCGGCATCGCTCTCGTGGCTGGGGGGTTGGCGACCTACGCAAAATTGCGCAGTGACGCGGTGAGCTCCATGGCTGGAACAGCCATTGCCGTCGCCCTAGTGCCACCGATCTGTGTGATGGGTCTGCTGCTATCGCATCAGCGCTGGAGCGAGGCCTACGGAGCAGGTCTGCTCTTCACCACCAACCTGCTGGGGATCCTTACGGGGGGCTTGGTGCTCATGGCCTGGAAAGATCGGCAATTCCGTCATGTGCTGCGTCGTAGTCACCTGAGTGCAGCCAGCTTTCTGCTCACAGGCCTGCTGTTGATCCCTCTGGGGAGCAGCTTCGTGAGCCTGCTGGGACAAGCGAGGAAAGACAACACACGCGACATCGTGCAGGGGACCATCAAGCGCTTCCTGACCAGGGAAACCCTCACCTTCGGCGATCCAGAATCCGTTGATGTCGAGCGGGTGGATATTGCCTGGGATCAAAACCCACCGGTCATTCTTGTGGTTGTGCGTGTGGCTGATTCCAACCGTCCCACGTTCAAAGAAGTCTCGATGGTGCAGGAGGAAATCAACCGCCGCCAACCGATTCGCTTCAGGCTGTTGGTTCAACGCACCGCGGTGGATGTCGTTGGTCCCGAAGAAAAACCCAACGAAAACAGTCCTGAAGTGCGCCAACTGCTGAGTCCTCCACCTGTCATTGAAGCGCCTGCGGTGGAGCCAACATCTGCACGAACAGAGGAGGGGGCAAAGGGAAATGACGACTCACTCTCGATCCAAGACGCATCTGCATCCAAGCTTGGAGAGAAAGACCTCTCTGATCAGACCTTTCAACCTGCGCCAGACACCGAAAGCACACTTCCTTAA
- a CDS encoding aspartoacylase has protein sequence MAKPRVLVVAGTHGNEINGPWLLEQWASHPALIDSCGCEVETITGNPGAQADGRRYRDRDLNRSFRPDLLECAKDNPEQADQEMRRALALLEAFGPHGQTPCDCVLDLHSTTAAMGNCMVVYGRRPADLALAALVQARLGLPVYLHEADAAQQGFLVERWPLGLVLEVGPVPQNVRRHDIVEQTRLGLQACLSALAAVIDGSARYPGQLVVHRHLGSMDLPREHDGGASALIHPQFQNSDWAPLRKGDPMFITADGTTINFEGPDGAVPVFINEAAYAEKAIAFSLTQRECWPLSPDWDKGLRALLGVA, from the coding sequence ATGGCAAAGCCCCGAGTGCTGGTGGTGGCGGGCACCCACGGCAATGAGATCAATGGCCCCTGGTTGCTGGAGCAATGGGCCAGTCATCCAGCTCTGATCGATAGCTGCGGTTGCGAGGTGGAGACGATCACCGGCAATCCCGGTGCCCAAGCTGATGGGCGTCGGTATCGCGACCGGGATCTCAACCGTTCCTTTCGTCCGGACCTCCTCGAGTGCGCCAAAGACAACCCCGAACAAGCGGACCAGGAGATGCGCCGTGCCCTGGCGCTGCTGGAGGCGTTTGGACCCCATGGCCAGACCCCCTGTGATTGCGTCCTTGATCTGCACAGCACCACCGCTGCCATGGGCAACTGCATGGTGGTGTACGGACGGCGTCCAGCTGATTTGGCGCTGGCGGCTCTTGTTCAGGCCCGACTCGGCTTGCCCGTTTATCTCCATGAAGCGGACGCCGCCCAGCAGGGATTCCTGGTGGAACGCTGGCCCTTGGGCTTGGTGCTTGAAGTGGGCCCAGTGCCACAGAACGTTCGCCGTCACGACATCGTTGAACAGACCAGGCTTGGACTTCAGGCTTGTTTGTCGGCGCTGGCCGCAGTGATCGACGGCTCAGCCCGTTACCCCGGTCAGCTCGTTGTTCATCGTCATCTCGGCAGCATGGATTTGCCGCGGGAGCATGACGGCGGAGCATCTGCCCTTATCCATCCCCAATTTCAAAACAGCGACTGGGCCCCTTTGCGCAAGGGCGATCCGATGTTCATCACAGCCGATGGCACCACCATCAACTTTGAGGGCCCTGATGGCGCTGTACCGGTCTTTATCAACGAGGCGGCCTATGCCGAGAAAGCGATCGCCTTCAGCCTCACCCAACGAGAATGTTGGCCCTTGTCTCCAGACTGGGACAAGGGACTCAGAGCATTGCTGGGTGTGGCCTAG
- a CDS encoding ABC transporter ATP-binding protein yields MAGVRFEALSKSYPARGGEGPVEVISNLSLDIDDGEFLVLVGPSGCGKSTLLRLMAGLESPSSGEIWVGNEAVSQLRPAKRNVAMVFQSYALYPHLSVRDNLGFGLRRSRQRSAVDQLQDQLHRSTRWLPGRLRYNSEREARVEQRVHEVAAALELEHLLDRRPKELSGGQKQRVALGRAMARQPAVFLMDEPLSNLDAKLRGSTRKQIVELQRQLGTTTLYVTHDQVEAMTMGHRIAVLNQGRLQQLGTPMELYRWPSNLFVAQFIGSPPMNVLPVQVGPSQTLMLGERRLSVEGPLADALGPFEGHQLSGGIRAEQLRVAPATNRNLPAEVSHSEVLGNEQLITCRLLDGNHLVQVRAEPGLDAVAGAVIHLEADPRGWRLFDQHGSAINPPVASRLNDAEPVLPELN; encoded by the coding sequence TTGGCCGGCGTTCGCTTTGAAGCGCTCAGCAAGAGCTACCCAGCGCGCGGTGGTGAAGGCCCCGTCGAGGTGATCAGCAACCTGTCACTCGACATCGACGATGGCGAATTCCTGGTGCTCGTTGGCCCCTCCGGATGCGGCAAGAGCACCCTGCTGCGGTTGATGGCCGGACTGGAATCACCCAGTTCCGGAGAAATCTGGGTTGGCAATGAAGCAGTAAGCCAGCTGCGCCCCGCCAAGCGCAACGTGGCCATGGTGTTCCAGAGCTATGCGCTTTACCCACATCTGAGCGTGCGCGACAACTTGGGCTTCGGTCTGCGTCGCAGCCGTCAGCGATCCGCCGTCGATCAACTGCAGGATCAGCTGCATCGCAGCACCCGCTGGCTGCCTGGCCGACTGCGATACAACTCCGAACGGGAAGCCAGGGTGGAACAACGTGTGCACGAGGTGGCCGCCGCACTCGAACTGGAACATCTCCTGGATCGACGTCCTAAGGAGTTGTCAGGCGGGCAGAAGCAACGAGTGGCCCTAGGCCGGGCCATGGCGCGTCAACCGGCAGTGTTTCTGATGGATGAGCCCCTCAGCAATCTCGACGCCAAATTGCGCGGTTCCACCCGCAAACAGATCGTGGAACTACAGCGTCAGCTCGGCACCACCACCCTCTATGTGACCCACGATCAGGTGGAAGCGATGACCATGGGGCACCGGATCGCGGTGCTGAACCAGGGGCGGCTGCAGCAGCTGGGCACACCGATGGAGCTTTACCGATGGCCCTCCAATCTGTTCGTGGCCCAGTTCATTGGCAGTCCCCCAATGAATGTGCTGCCCGTGCAGGTGGGACCAAGCCAGACGCTGATGCTCGGCGAGCGACGCCTCAGTGTGGAGGGACCCCTGGCGGATGCACTGGGCCCCTTTGAAGGTCACCAGCTGAGCGGCGGGATCCGCGCCGAACAACTGCGGGTGGCTCCCGCCACCAACCGCAATCTGCCGGCGGAGGTGAGCCACAGCGAAGTTCTTGGCAATGAACAACTGATCACCTGTCGATTGCTCGATGGCAACCACCTGGTGCAGGTGAGAGCCGAGCCCGGCCTTGATGCGGTGGCTGGGGCGGTGATCCACCTTGAAGCGGATCCGCGCGGATGGCGCTTGTTCGATCAGCACGGAAGCGCCATCAACCCACCGGTGGCAAGCCGCCTGAACGACGCCGAGCCGGTGCTGCCCGAGCTGAATTGA
- a CDS encoding CP12 domain-containing protein yields MKSIDEHIKKDQSDLEAAKAEGNDAKVRHISEELESLQDYKKEHPGDSHDPTPLELYCEANPDADECRVYDD; encoded by the coding sequence ATGAAATCGATCGACGAGCACATCAAGAAAGACCAAAGCGATCTTGAAGCGGCCAAAGCCGAGGGCAACGACGCCAAAGTTCGCCACATCAGCGAAGAACTGGAATCTCTGCAGGACTACAAGAAAGAGCATCCTGGCGACAGCCACGACCCCACCCCTCTGGAGCTCTACTGCGAAGCCAATCCTGACGCCGATGAGTGCCGCGTCTACGACGACTGA
- a CDS encoding DUF2301 domain-containing membrane protein has translation MTTADPQFDGVYGPFTITARDRAEVQRYRFCLLISGIAMSAGLLHWWLIGSQWAWIWLMPLCIGLGLALRWIHIYLRPLHQALQIFWLMGCLGWLVLIWKVSPGQALDTLGFHPIWILAVGPLFAALTGIGFKEFFCFRRPEAVGLTLLLPIALLGRLTGLVGTSSCMGLMLTAALLLLVLSMRKFGMDAAADVGDKSVFAYLDAQRQVANP, from the coding sequence ATGACCACGGCCGATCCCCAGTTCGATGGCGTGTATGGGCCGTTCACGATCACCGCGAGGGATCGTGCAGAGGTGCAGCGCTACCGCTTCTGCCTGCTCATCAGCGGCATCGCCATGAGCGCAGGCCTTCTCCACTGGTGGCTGATCGGCAGCCAGTGGGCCTGGATCTGGCTGATGCCGCTCTGCATCGGGCTTGGCTTGGCCTTGCGGTGGATTCACATCTATCTGCGCCCACTGCATCAGGCGCTGCAGATCTTCTGGCTGATGGGCTGCCTGGGGTGGCTGGTGCTGATATGGAAGGTCTCTCCGGGTCAGGCCCTCGACACCCTGGGCTTCCATCCCATTTGGATTCTGGCCGTCGGCCCCCTGTTTGCGGCACTGACCGGCATCGGGTTCAAGGAATTTTTCTGCTTCAGACGCCCAGAAGCTGTTGGTCTCACCCTGTTGCTTCCCATCGCCCTTCTGGGCCGGTTGACGGGCCTGGTCGGCACCAGCAGCTGCATGGGTCTAATGCTCACCGCCGCCCTGCTACTCCTGGTGCTGTCGATGCGCAAATTCGGCATGGACGCAGCGGCCGACGTGGGGGACAAGAGCGTGTTTGCTTATCTGGACGCCCAGCGCCAAGTCGCCAACCCGTGA
- a CDS encoding glutathione S-transferase C-terminal domain-containing protein, whose product MSIPPLVVRSVRQGWQWQWRQLMGGLGPADSDGNYQRPESQPMQTMVLDADDLQRRDPAWRPRLIIGRSCPWAHRVWLMVQLRGLGDSIQVLTATADHNEGRWRLDPSWLSCSSLLDLYRHCGAEPSLRATVPVLVDPGAGPQSQARLLGNDSSPLSAALNRWPAAADAPDLSPPHLETAIERWQSLLQPAVNDGVYRCGFARHQAAYERASTALFAALEQTEEALRRTGPWLCGEVLTLADVRLFPTLIRWESVYAPLFGCTAQPLWMFPALWAWRQRFLNLPGVASTCDSAAWRHDYFGALFPLNPGGIVPDGPSLITLVNRPIPQP is encoded by the coding sequence ATGTCGATCCCTCCGCTGGTGGTGCGCAGCGTCCGTCAGGGCTGGCAGTGGCAATGGAGACAACTGATGGGCGGCCTTGGACCCGCCGACAGCGACGGGAACTACCAGCGCCCTGAGAGCCAGCCGATGCAAACCATGGTTCTCGATGCTGATGATTTGCAGCGACGTGATCCGGCATGGCGCCCAAGACTGATCATCGGTCGCAGCTGCCCTTGGGCCCATCGGGTGTGGCTGATGGTGCAACTGCGCGGGCTGGGCGATTCGATCCAAGTGCTCACCGCCACAGCCGATCACAATGAGGGGCGATGGCGGCTGGACCCCAGTTGGCTGAGCTGTTCCAGCCTGTTGGACCTTTATCGACACTGCGGCGCCGAACCGAGCCTGCGGGCCACAGTTCCTGTGCTTGTGGATCCCGGCGCTGGGCCTCAGAGTCAAGCCCGGCTCCTGGGCAATGACAGCAGCCCACTCAGTGCTGCACTGAACCGCTGGCCAGCCGCAGCAGACGCGCCAGATTTGTCGCCACCCCACCTGGAAACCGCCATCGAGCGATGGCAGTCCTTGTTGCAGCCCGCCGTGAACGACGGCGTCTACCGCTGCGGATTTGCTCGCCATCAAGCGGCCTATGAGCGGGCCAGCACCGCCCTGTTTGCAGCCCTGGAGCAGACCGAAGAGGCGTTGCGTCGAACAGGACCCTGGCTCTGCGGAGAGGTGCTCACCCTTGCCGATGTGCGGCTTTTTCCCACCTTGATTCGATGGGAAAGCGTCTACGCCCCCCTGTTCGGCTGCACTGCGCAGCCGTTGTGGATGTTCCCGGCACTATGGGCGTGGAGACAGCGGTTCCTGAACCTGCCAGGAGTCGCCTCCACCTGTGATTCCGCGGCCTGGCGTCATGACTACTTCGGCGCTCTTTTTCCGCTCAATCCCGGGGGAATCGTCCCGGATGGACCGAGCTTGATCACACTGGTCAACAGACCAATCCCGCAGCCATGA
- a CDS encoding ABC-F family ATP-binding cassette domain-containing protein has translation MSLISLVDASKDFGIRTLFEDLTLHIRENDRVGLIGPNGAGKSTLLRVLSGKEPLGGGERRCSSRLRVELVGQDSLVEPGLTVLEQVLAGCGEKRELLLRFSAVSETVAREPDNTTAMRELGALSERMDEEGAWGLEQQCQEVLQRLGISDLHRPVEDLSGGYRKRVGLASALVASPDVLLLDEPTNHLDAAAVEWLQSWLDRYPGAVVLVTHDRYVLDRVTRRIVEVERGQATSIEGNYSAYLQRKAEQEVADAAEAARFKSVMRRELAWLRQGPKARSTKQKARIQRIEAMREAPVKQSRALLEMSSVSRRIGKLAIEAEELMVTADGTPDGPVLLKDFTYSFSPEDRVGIIGPNGSGKSTLLDLIAGRRDVTGGSLRLGETVHLGYLDQHTDALSEGRGLERKVIEFVEEAASRIDLGGEQLSASQLLERFLFPPAQQHSPLSKLSGGERRRLSLCRMLIQAPNVLLLDEPTNDLDVQTLSVLEDLLEDFRGCVVVVSHDRYFLDRTVDRLFCFEAGRLERFEGNYSAFLDHRREQEKVAADQASRSRTNESGKKKTSPKPSDGPRRRSFKESKELESLERELPKMEQRKTELEQDIASGSGDLTSLSQELANLLETLDNSEERWLELSELAP, from the coding sequence GTGAGTCTGATCAGCCTGGTTGATGCCTCCAAGGACTTCGGGATCCGCACCCTGTTCGAGGACCTCACCCTTCACATTCGTGAAAACGACCGCGTGGGACTGATCGGTCCCAACGGGGCCGGAAAGTCCACCCTGCTGCGGGTGTTGTCGGGCAAGGAACCCCTAGGGGGTGGAGAACGTCGCTGCTCGTCGCGGCTGCGCGTGGAACTGGTCGGCCAGGACAGCCTTGTGGAGCCAGGCCTGACGGTGCTCGAACAGGTGCTGGCGGGTTGTGGAGAAAAGCGTGAGCTGCTGCTGCGATTCAGTGCGGTGTCGGAGACCGTGGCCCGTGAACCCGATAACACCACCGCGATGAGGGAGCTCGGCGCCCTGAGCGAGCGCATGGATGAAGAGGGTGCCTGGGGATTGGAACAACAGTGCCAGGAGGTTCTGCAACGCCTGGGCATCAGTGATCTGCATCGACCCGTGGAGGACCTGTCCGGCGGATACCGCAAACGCGTGGGACTGGCCTCGGCCCTGGTGGCCAGCCCGGATGTGCTTCTGCTCGATGAGCCGACGAACCACCTTGACGCCGCCGCTGTTGAGTGGCTGCAGAGCTGGCTGGATCGCTACCCCGGAGCGGTGGTGCTGGTCACCCACGACCGCTACGTGCTCGACCGGGTGACACGACGGATTGTGGAGGTGGAACGCGGTCAGGCCACCAGCATCGAAGGCAACTACAGCGCCTATCTCCAACGCAAGGCGGAGCAGGAGGTGGCCGACGCAGCGGAAGCCGCACGCTTCAAAAGCGTGATGCGCCGAGAGCTGGCCTGGCTCCGGCAAGGCCCGAAGGCACGCAGCACCAAGCAAAAGGCCCGGATCCAACGCATCGAGGCCATGCGCGAAGCGCCGGTGAAACAGAGTCGTGCCCTGCTGGAGATGAGCAGTGTGAGCCGACGGATCGGCAAGCTCGCCATCGAAGCGGAAGAGCTGATGGTCACCGCCGACGGCACCCCGGACGGTCCTGTGCTGCTGAAGGATTTCACCTACAGCTTCAGCCCAGAGGATCGCGTCGGCATCATCGGCCCCAACGGCAGCGGCAAGTCCACGCTGCTGGATCTAATCGCGGGACGACGCGACGTCACTGGCGGCAGTCTGCGTCTGGGCGAAACGGTTCACCTGGGCTATCTCGATCAGCACACCGATGCCCTCAGCGAAGGTCGCGGGCTTGAACGCAAAGTGATCGAATTCGTCGAAGAGGCGGCATCGAGGATTGACCTGGGTGGGGAGCAGTTGAGCGCCTCGCAACTGCTGGAGCGCTTCCTGTTCCCCCCCGCCCAGCAGCACAGCCCTCTGAGCAAGTTGTCGGGTGGCGAGCGACGGCGGCTGAGCCTCTGCCGGATGTTGATTCAGGCGCCGAATGTGCTGCTGCTGGACGAACCCACCAACGACCTCGATGTGCAGACCCTGAGCGTCCTGGAAGACCTGCTGGAGGACTTCCGGGGCTGTGTGGTGGTGGTGTCACACGACCGCTACTTCCTGGATCGCACGGTCGATCGCCTCTTCTGTTTCGAGGCTGGACGGCTGGAACGCTTCGAAGGCAACTACAGCGCATTCCTGGATCACCGCCGAGAGCAGGAGAAAGTGGCTGCGGACCAGGCAAGTCGCAGCCGAACCAATGAGTCCGGCAAGAAGAAAACCTCTCCCAAACCCAGCGATGGCCCACGACGGCGCAGTTTCAAGGAGTCGAAGGAACTGGAGTCCCTGGAACGCGAGTTGCCCAAGATGGAGCAACGCAAAACAGAGCTTGAGCAGGACATCGCCTCAGGATCAGGCGATCTGACCAGCCTCAGTCAGGAGCTGGCCAACCTGCTGGAGACGCTGGACAACAGCGAGGAACGCTGGCTGGAGCTCAGTGAACTGGCTCCTTAA
- the obgE gene encoding GTPase ObgE: MQFIDQARISVRGGRGGDGIVAFRREKYVPAGGPSGGDGGHGAHVVLEADSNLQTLLDFKYKRLFAAIDGRRGGPNRCTGASGQNLIIPVPCGTEVRHLSTGILLGDLTSAGEQLTVAFGGRGGLGNAHYLSNRNRAPEKCTEGRDGEEWPLQLELKLLAEVGIIGLPNAGKSTLISVLSAARPKIADYPFTTLVPNLGVVRRPTGDGTVFADIPGLIAGAAQGAGLGHDFLRHIERTRLLIHVVDGGAEDPLGDLRVVERELEAYGHGLVDRERLLVVNKLELLDEAGRKELSAQLEFASGQKPLLISAAMGQGLDALLNRVWAELGV, translated from the coding sequence GTGCAGTTCATCGACCAGGCGCGAATCAGTGTGCGAGGCGGCCGTGGAGGCGACGGCATCGTTGCCTTTCGGCGTGAGAAGTACGTGCCCGCAGGGGGGCCTTCCGGCGGTGATGGCGGCCACGGCGCCCATGTGGTGCTGGAGGCAGATTCCAACCTTCAGACCCTGCTGGATTTCAAATACAAGCGTTTGTTCGCGGCGATCGATGGTCGTCGCGGTGGCCCCAATCGCTGCACGGGGGCGTCGGGCCAGAATCTGATCATCCCTGTTCCCTGTGGCACCGAGGTGAGACACCTCTCCACTGGCATCCTGTTGGGAGATCTCACTTCAGCAGGTGAACAGCTCACCGTCGCCTTTGGGGGGCGAGGCGGTCTCGGCAATGCGCATTACCTGAGCAATCGCAACCGTGCTCCGGAGAAATGCACGGAGGGTCGCGATGGCGAGGAGTGGCCGCTGCAGCTGGAGCTGAAACTCCTCGCGGAGGTTGGCATCATCGGCTTGCCCAATGCGGGCAAGAGCACCCTGATCAGCGTGTTGTCAGCAGCACGCCCCAAGATCGCCGACTACCCGTTCACCACGTTGGTGCCCAATCTGGGCGTGGTGCGTCGACCCACCGGAGATGGCACGGTGTTTGCTGACATCCCAGGATTGATTGCCGGTGCCGCGCAAGGTGCCGGTCTAGGCCATGACTTTCTCCGCCACATCGAGCGCACAAGGCTGTTGATTCACGTGGTGGATGGCGGTGCTGAGGATCCCCTCGGTGATTTGCGTGTGGTGGAGCGGGAGCTTGAGGCCTACGGCCATGGTCTGGTGGATCGTGAGCGGCTGCTGGTGGTCAACAAGCTGGAGTTGCTGGATGAAGCGGGTCGTAAGGAGCTGTCGGCGCAGCTCGAGTTCGCCAGCGGTCAAAAGCCCCTTCTGATCTCTGCGGCGATGGGGCAAGGGCTGGATGCATTGTTGAATCGTGTTTGGGCAGAGCTGGGGGTTTGA
- the psbA gene encoding photosystem II q(b) protein — translation MTTTIQQRSGANGWQSFCEWVTSTNNRLYVGWFGVLMIPTLLAATTCFIVAFIAAPPVDIDGIREPVAGSLIYGNNIISGAVVPSSNAIGLHFYPIWEAASLDEWLYNGGPYQLVVFHFLIGIFCYMGREWELSYRLGMRPWICVAYSAPVAAASAVFLVYPFGQGSFSDGMPLGISGTFNFMLVFQAEHNILMHPFHMMGVAGVFGGSLFSAMHGSLVTSSLVRETTESESQNYGYKFGQEEETYNIVAAHGYFGRLIFQYASFNNSRSLHFFLAAWPVVGIWFTALGVSTMAFNLNGFNFNQSILDGQGRVLNTWADVLNRANLGMEVMHERNAHNFPLDLAAAESTPVALQAPAIG, via the coding sequence ATGACCACCACCATTCAGCAGCGCTCCGGCGCCAATGGCTGGCAGTCCTTCTGCGAGTGGGTCACCTCCACCAACAACCGCCTGTATGTGGGCTGGTTCGGTGTGCTGATGATCCCCACCCTGCTGGCTGCCACCACCTGTTTCATCGTTGCGTTCATCGCAGCACCCCCCGTCGACATCGACGGCATCCGTGAGCCCGTTGCTGGCTCCCTGATCTACGGCAACAACATCATCTCTGGTGCTGTTGTGCCCTCCTCGAACGCCATCGGCCTTCACTTCTATCCCATCTGGGAAGCTGCCTCTCTCGATGAGTGGCTGTACAACGGCGGTCCTTACCAGCTGGTTGTCTTCCACTTCCTGATCGGCATCTTCTGCTACATGGGCCGCGAGTGGGAACTCTCCTACCGCCTCGGCATGCGCCCCTGGATCTGCGTTGCTTACAGCGCACCCGTGGCTGCTGCCTCCGCCGTGTTCCTGGTGTACCCCTTCGGTCAGGGTTCTTTCTCTGACGGCATGCCCCTGGGCATCTCTGGCACCTTCAACTTCATGTTGGTGTTCCAGGCTGAGCACAACATCCTGATGCACCCCTTCCACATGATGGGCGTCGCAGGTGTGTTCGGTGGATCCCTGTTCTCCGCCATGCACGGCTCCCTGGTGACCTCCTCCCTGGTGCGTGAAACCACCGAGAGCGAGTCCCAGAACTACGGCTACAAGTTCGGCCAAGAGGAAGAGACCTACAACATCGTGGCTGCCCACGGTTACTTCGGTCGCCTGATCTTCCAATACGCCTCCTTCAACAACAGCCGCAGCCTTCACTTCTTCCTGGCTGCCTGGCCTGTCGTTGGCATCTGGTTCACTGCCCTGGGCGTCAGCACCATGGCTTTCAACCTGAACGGTTTCAACTTCAACCAGTCCATCCTTGATGGTCAGGGCCGCGTCCTGAACACCTGGGCTGATGTGCTGAACCGCGCCAACCTCGGCATGGAAGTGATGCACGAGCGCAACGCTCACAACTTCCCCCTCGACCTGGCTGCTGCTGAGTCCACTCCTGTGGCTCTGCAAGCTCCCGCCATCGGCTGA